A genomic region of Criblamydia sequanensis CRIB-18 contains the following coding sequences:
- a CDS encoding BTB/POZ domain-containing protein, with product MNFYSLAERIANGDVSPLESYLRHGYDQGTPVQLLTPQPYNLSYIYPNSEDKEWYRLAYSRIVPFNVNPTAQILCKFRLQIQDSSIVAQFIESLGKCQTLADLILATQGEARNVAAFKTSLNVIRDRISIMNLEKHGSIKPESILEIEKRTNNLLEVTSKVICLCKEFRALNKAGSLSAPFTIFERKGIALPFTHCTQFTDENLIDWASNLSSKQKEKVVFFDFNNYPELTPEVPFKLKQIFPNLSFFCFGSLPDSMCDVTLIGDTELNESAAEEEFEVRSPPKKIQEKGKEKEVRDEKTGCYYFPSGNKRKPSYSPQNLRSLKKQKLSSNKGASKETEVKEKEKVNSEGSLEEADRPTGIKVNKKILASSSEFFNQLFYGGFNEENKTEILLRDVRPGILKKCLDAFFLRTDLKNESLETLFEVYKTSFYLELKAVKALAEAQIIRLLEVSLEELFVERGINGEKEAEEVNPDEKNARDAENTIQTLGQCYLDVSHIFLQEPKNLLKKNIIQFLQKKFLSIDVASYKNLFRVFLEAGLPLVEVIEELQAKVSIQNDRKEEIKDLDKLYMALWQSSLELNGQSFKEVLTLCRKYWEGRPNLEVSLRQHIRCAAFCLKNNSSSEAKRTLLASLLKAAQVGDDVGDRVFKIALMARTNKGAIKLREKFLNTLYLLMKSIKGDFEIPEIDTLNEIIVSHRLMELSNMVLDFDELKIRSRLAAVAGKVYPDHMLAVHTSLLYKNMKWGIEKSKRFNDPNRIIQPKSAFSLIRTLSPREIRKKDTLNDYSDWALTTQNPLALSLCSVLLYHANHQNWDKIFATSYLALQYDFSNELAHSLHGASLIQLAKVKPEEREGLLTQAKQNLDNSLKRNPKNTIALTYLANWHLAKEEVSQAKTIFKTIKNVMLTQDNFDLINHLLQGSNEEMEEGIKILERTLRCSHDKIMDLNWFHLMAYPSLAKQDVKSLKKLKTFFEACLDSGIYSLETLSILNKIYQEEGLIGPVDEEKKSKLAEATHDGSEKSNALKYHRTSSPPTMHPANYFIPINNFTLPVLVPSHSDQADLGLPPSDFNVDDFFFFGEDDEMVGGTDPHYIG from the coding sequence ATGAATTTTTATAGTTTAGCAGAGCGAATTGCCAATGGAGATGTAAGTCCGCTTGAATCTTATCTTAGACATGGATATGACCAAGGCACCCCTGTACAACTACTAACTCCTCAACCTTATAATTTATCCTATATTTATCCCAATTCAGAAGACAAAGAATGGTATCGACTAGCCTATTCTCGAATAGTGCCTTTTAATGTAAATCCCACAGCACAAATTTTATGTAAATTTAGATTGCAAATACAAGATAGCTCGATTGTAGCACAGTTTATTGAAAGCCTAGGTAAATGCCAAACACTTGCGGATTTGATCTTGGCAACCCAAGGCGAAGCAAGGAATGTCGCTGCTTTTAAGACAAGCCTTAATGTGATTAGAGATCGAATCTCAATCATGAACCTTGAAAAGCATGGTTCTATCAAACCGGAAAGTATCTTAGAGATTGAAAAAAGAACTAATAACCTTTTGGAAGTGACTTCTAAGGTAATTTGCCTATGCAAGGAATTTCGCGCCCTAAATAAAGCGGGAAGCTTATCAGCTCCTTTTACGATTTTCGAAAGGAAAGGAATTGCCTTGCCCTTCACACACTGCACCCAATTTACTGATGAAAATCTTATTGATTGGGCGTCAAATCTTTCTTCCAAACAAAAAGAAAAAGTAGTTTTCTTCGATTTCAATAACTACCCTGAGCTAACACCTGAAGTCCCTTTTAAATTAAAACAAATCTTTCCAAATCTTTCCTTTTTCTGTTTTGGATCTCTCCCTGACTCTATGTGCGATGTAACTCTAATTGGAGATACTGAATTAAACGAAAGTGCTGCTGAAGAGGAATTTGAAGTCAGGTCTCCCCCAAAAAAAATTCAAGAAAAAGGGAAAGAAAAGGAAGTTCGGGATGAGAAAACAGGGTGTTATTATTTTCCTTCCGGAAACAAAAGGAAGCCTTCCTATAGCCCTCAAAACTTAAGAAGCTTAAAAAAACAAAAGCTATCCTCTAATAAAGGAGCCTCGAAAGAAACCGAAGTTAAGGAAAAAGAAAAAGTTAATTCAGAAGGATCTTTGGAAGAAGCCGATAGGCCAACCGGAATTAAAGTTAATAAAAAAATCCTAGCTTCCTCTTCAGAATTTTTTAATCAATTATTTTATGGCGGGTTTAACGAAGAAAATAAAACAGAAATTTTATTAAGAGATGTAAGACCGGGCATTTTAAAAAAATGCTTAGATGCCTTTTTTTTAAGGACAGATCTTAAAAATGAAAGTTTAGAAACCCTTTTTGAAGTTTATAAAACGTCTTTTTATCTAGAATTAAAAGCTGTTAAAGCACTAGCTGAAGCTCAAATTATTAGGCTTCTTGAAGTTTCTTTAGAAGAGCTTTTTGTTGAAAGGGGAATTAATGGAGAGAAAGAGGCCGAAGAGGTTAATCCGGATGAGAAAAATGCGCGCGATGCAGAAAACACGATACAAACACTAGGACAGTGTTACTTAGATGTGAGCCATATTTTTCTGCAAGAGCCTAAAAACTTATTAAAGAAAAATATCATTCAGTTTTTACAAAAGAAGTTTTTATCCATTGACGTCGCATCTTATAAGAATCTATTCAGGGTCTTTCTTGAGGCAGGTTTGCCTCTTGTCGAGGTTATTGAAGAGTTGCAGGCGAAAGTCTCAATTCAGAATGACCGTAAAGAGGAAATAAAAGATCTTGATAAACTCTATATGGCTTTATGGCAGTCTTCTTTAGAGCTTAATGGTCAATCTTTTAAAGAGGTCTTAACCTTGTGCCGGAAATACTGGGAAGGCCGTCCGAACCTCGAAGTCTCATTAAGACAGCATATCAGATGTGCGGCATTTTGTTTAAAAAACAATAGTTCCTCGGAAGCTAAAAGGACTCTTTTAGCAAGTTTGCTTAAAGCTGCGCAAGTTGGAGATGATGTGGGTGACAGAGTTTTTAAAATAGCTTTAATGGCAAGAACCAATAAAGGAGCCATAAAATTAAGGGAAAAATTTTTAAACACTCTATATCTCTTGATGAAATCTATAAAAGGTGATTTTGAGATTCCTGAGATTGATACCTTAAATGAAATTATCGTGAGCCATAGGCTTATGGAATTATCCAATATGGTTTTGGATTTTGACGAATTAAAAATTCGCTCAAGGTTGGCAGCTGTTGCAGGGAAAGTTTATCCGGATCATATGTTGGCTGTTCATACTTCTCTATTATATAAAAATATGAAATGGGGGATTGAAAAAAGTAAGCGATTTAATGACCCTAATAGGATTATACAACCAAAAAGTGCCTTCAGCCTTATAAGAACTCTAAGTCCTCGTGAAATACGTAAAAAGGATACATTAAATGATTATTCGGACTGGGCTTTAACCACTCAAAATCCTTTGGCTCTCTCATTATGTTCGGTTTTACTCTACCATGCGAATCATCAAAATTGGGATAAAATCTTTGCTACGTCTTATTTAGCGTTGCAATATGATTTTAGCAACGAGCTTGCCCATTCTCTTCATGGTGCCTCCCTTATTCAGTTAGCTAAAGTTAAGCCGGAGGAAAGAGAAGGGCTATTGACTCAAGCCAAGCAAAACTTAGACAATTCTTTGAAACGAAATCCAAAAAATACTATTGCCCTTACCTACCTTGCAAATTGGCATTTAGCTAAAGAGGAGGTCTCGCAGGCGAAGACAATTTTTAAAACTATAAAAAATGTGATGCTTACGCAAGACAACTTTGATTTAATTAACCATCTGCTTCAGGGATCCAATGAAGAAATGGAGGAAGGGATTAAAATATTAGAGCGCACATTAAGGTGCAGCCATGATAAAATTATGGACCTTAACTGGTTTCATTTGATGGCCTATCCCTCTCTTGCTAAGCAAGATGTTAAATCCTTAAAAAAACTTAAAACTTTTTTTGAGGCGTGCTTGGATTCAGGGATCTATTCACTTGAGACTCTCTCTATTTTAAATAAGATTTATCAAGAAGAAGGCTTGATTGGACCTGTTGACGAGGAGAAAAAAAGCAAGCTTGCCGAGGCAACGCATGATGGGAGCGAGAAATCAAACGCCTTAAAATATCATAGAACGTCAAGCCCTCCAACTATGCACCCGGCGAATTATTTTATCCCTATTAATAATTTTACCCTTCCGGTCTTGGTCCCTTCTCATTCTGATCAGGCGGATTTAGGTCTTCCTCCCTCAGATTTTAATGTAGATGATTTTTTCTTTTTTGGAGAAGACGATGAGATGGTAGGCGGTACGGACCCGCACTACATCGGGTAA
- a CDS encoding BTB/POZ domain-containing protein: MNFYRLAERVANADARPLESYLKNDCSGRIVTLHTARGNPKLSIRLPQSDSAKDWFRLEYSSKEESSNNSFMISNPYSKRLKKSDGLFVAQFMEALSKCQTIADLILATEGEPENVAAFKTSLEIIRLRFSLLNLENLHSFEAKTRKNKTLAVTSRIINLCEEFLKIKERQSLSGTPFLAYEANGSALPVNIQISLTDEDLLNWASNLSQEQREKIVFFDFTRYPELTAEVPFKLKEVFPNLSFTCFGMLPESMCDVILFGNSDLEAEEKSRENEFSEETEHSFREKECKGKEKEVFNEETGTYFFPNTNKRKASCQTQKPSSPKKVKISIQNEVLESSEKEKEKEKVDSEEKVEEVVKPIGIKANKKILASSSEFFNQLFYGGFKEAGQKEIELREVSSFTLSLCLDALFLRSDLKNASLNSLFDVYKAAFYLDLPAVKKIAEAQIVRILETESSISDLLLEETNENSENERDQDLRKSREAERAIQEIGQHYLNLSHIFLKEESCLKEAIPRFIANELLAVNAAFYKDMFIILLDSKLPLIEIMQSLQENGPIPQDQKEELKLGKLYTALWKASFDRGGASFKEILSLCRKYWNSSTSVEKSLRQHISIVEACLKLDKMAAKDSLKKSLPLEVKSYLLASLLKSAQAGDNEYKKDGLSKQIIGRTNKRGKELSDAFLNLVYLMLKSIKGDFETSQIDTNKKELISQRLMEFSDKVLLPTEWKIRSRLASIASVVDSDNQGAFETSLLLSNPSWGEGASPQSSEEIRLNLSKPLEAVRLLKLLCPEIKHSNLISDILKFASKSKDALVLSLCSVIQYYQPVQNWNDIIETSFSSLKSDPANELGLSLYGASLVELAKVKPEESAELLKRAKEILKESLKHNPKNSIALTYLAKTHLAQNDKEEALAVFKTIKRATSTPNNFDLILQMILSSEENREEALKILIRSLDKDGSQQSMDIGWFHLMAAYAVQNTDIDLMRILKNFFENCLQENFYHKDTLNLLGFIYAKESLIGPVEEEKKEILKRAMESQQNGTRLKTQKSMIPPKEDPFRYVPEHRFQQNQATAQTIGIMSWNQLTADLSQPFGYPTIAAHPSQQIMYPTMASHPSPFIYPAQSYLNPSPSMLDPTLWGGEELDFDISQFLLDEDVDMTGVSGQSPDQGN; encoded by the coding sequence ATGAATTTTTATAGATTGGCAGAGAGAGTCGCAAATGCGGACGCTAGACCCTTAGAATCTTATCTCAAGAACGATTGTTCCGGACGCATTGTAACGCTTCACACCGCAAGAGGAAATCCAAAGTTGTCCATAAGATTGCCCCAAAGTGATTCTGCTAAAGATTGGTTTCGCCTGGAATATTCTTCTAAAGAAGAATCTTCCAATAACTCTTTTATGATTTCTAACCCCTACTCAAAAAGATTGAAAAAAAGCGATGGCTTATTTGTCGCCCAATTTATGGAAGCGTTAAGCAAATGTCAAACTATAGCGGATTTAATTTTAGCGACAGAAGGTGAGCCGGAAAATGTTGCCGCTTTTAAAACAAGCCTTGAAATTATACGACTCCGCTTTTCCCTATTAAATCTTGAGAATTTACATTCTTTTGAAGCAAAAACAAGAAAAAATAAGACTCTTGCGGTAACAAGCCGCATTATTAATCTTTGCGAGGAATTTTTAAAGATAAAAGAAAGACAGTCCTTATCCGGAACACCTTTCTTAGCTTATGAAGCTAATGGATCAGCGCTTCCTGTTAACATTCAAATTTCTTTAACCGATGAAGATCTTCTTAATTGGGCTTCCAATCTTTCTCAAGAACAACGCGAAAAAATTGTATTTTTCGATTTCACAAGGTACCCGGAATTAACGGCAGAGGTCCCTTTTAAATTAAAAGAAGTTTTTCCAAATCTTTCTTTCACATGTTTTGGAATGCTTCCTGAGTCAATGTGCGATGTGATTTTATTTGGTAATTCCGATTTGGAAGCTGAAGAAAAATCAAGAGAAAATGAATTTTCAGAAGAGACTGAGCATTCCTTCAGAGAAAAAGAATGTAAGGGTAAGGAAAAAGAAGTTTTTAACGAAGAAACGGGAACTTATTTTTTTCCAAATACAAATAAAAGAAAGGCTTCTTGCCAAACTCAAAAACCATCAAGTCCTAAAAAGGTAAAAATTTCGATTCAGAATGAAGTTTTGGAGTCTTCTGAAAAAGAGAAAGAAAAAGAGAAGGTCGATTCTGAAGAAAAAGTTGAAGAAGTTGTAAAACCTATTGGAATAAAAGCAAATAAAAAAATCTTAGCTTCTTCTTCAGAATTTTTTAATCAATTATTTTATGGCGGATTTAAAGAGGCAGGGCAGAAAGAAATTGAATTAAGAGAGGTGAGTTCTTTTACCTTAAGTCTTTGTTTAGATGCACTTTTTTTAAGATCGGATCTTAAAAATGCCAGCTTAAACTCTCTTTTTGATGTTTATAAAGCGGCCTTTTATCTTGATTTACCGGCCGTTAAAAAAATTGCAGAAGCTCAGATTGTACGGATTCTTGAGACCGAATCTTCAATAAGTGATCTGCTTCTTGAGGAGACAAATGAAAATAGTGAAAATGAGCGAGATCAAGATCTTAGAAAATCCAGGGAAGCTGAGAGGGCGATTCAAGAAATTGGTCAACATTACTTGAATTTAAGCCATATTTTCTTGAAAGAGGAAAGTTGTTTAAAAGAAGCAATTCCTCGATTTATCGCTAATGAATTATTAGCTGTAAATGCCGCTTTTTATAAAGATATGTTCATTATCCTTTTAGATTCTAAATTGCCCCTTATAGAAATAATGCAATCATTACAGGAAAATGGCCCTATACCTCAAGATCAAAAAGAGGAGTTAAAGCTAGGTAAACTTTATACCGCTTTATGGAAAGCTTCTTTTGATCGAGGAGGCGCATCCTTTAAAGAGATTCTTTCTCTTTGCCGAAAATATTGGAATAGCTCAACAAGTGTTGAAAAATCCCTAAGGCAGCATATTTCAATCGTTGAAGCCTGTCTTAAACTTGACAAAATGGCAGCCAAGGATAGCCTCAAAAAAAGTTTACCTCTTGAGGTTAAGAGCTATCTTCTTGCAAGTTTGCTTAAATCAGCACAAGCTGGGGATAACGAGTACAAAAAAGATGGTTTATCCAAACAAATAATTGGCAGAACGAACAAAAGAGGGAAGGAATTAAGCGATGCATTTCTTAATTTAGTCTACCTTATGTTGAAATCTATTAAAGGGGATTTTGAAACCTCTCAAATCGATACCAATAAAAAAGAGTTGATCAGTCAGCGGCTAATGGAGTTTTCAGATAAGGTGCTTCTTCCTACTGAATGGAAAATTCGATCTAGATTAGCCTCTATTGCAAGTGTTGTGGACTCCGATAATCAAGGAGCTTTTGAGACGTCTCTATTATTAAGTAACCCAAGCTGGGGTGAAGGAGCTTCTCCTCAATCTTCTGAGGAAATAAGGCTTAATTTAAGCAAGCCTTTGGAGGCCGTTCGTCTTTTAAAACTGCTTTGCCCTGAAATTAAGCATAGCAACCTGATTTCAGATATTTTAAAGTTTGCTTCAAAAAGTAAAGATGCTCTTGTACTCTCTTTATGCTCCGTTATTCAATATTATCAGCCCGTTCAGAATTGGAATGATATCATTGAAACGTCCTTTTCCTCTCTCAAAAGCGATCCTGCAAATGAGCTTGGCCTCTCTCTTTACGGCGCCTCTCTTGTAGAACTTGCCAAAGTAAAACCTGAGGAAAGCGCGGAGTTATTAAAGAGAGCAAAAGAAATTTTAAAAGAGTCTCTCAAGCATAATCCAAAAAACTCTATTGCCCTTACCTACCTTGCAAAAACGCATCTTGCTCAAAATGATAAAGAAGAAGCGCTAGCTGTTTTTAAAACTATTAAGAGGGCGACGAGTACTCCAAATAACTTTGATTTAATCTTACAAATGATTCTCTCATCAGAAGAAAATAGGGAAGAAGCCTTAAAAATATTGATTAGGTCCCTCGATAAAGATGGCTCTCAACAAAGCATGGACATAGGATGGTTTCATTTGATGGCAGCTTATGCTGTTCAAAATACTGATATTGATCTCATGAGAATTCTTAAAAACTTTTTTGAAAATTGCCTTCAAGAAAATTTTTACCATAAAGATACCCTTAACTTGTTAGGGTTTATATATGCCAAAGAATCCTTGATAGGCCCTGTAGAAGAAGAAAAAAAAGAAATCCTTAAGCGTGCGATGGAGAGCCAACAGAATGGCACAAGACTGAAGACTCAAAAATCCATGATTCCTCCTAAAGAGGACCCTTTCCGATATGTTCCGGAGCATCGTTTTCAACAAAACCAAGCGACTGCTCAGACTATAGGCATAATGTCATGGAACCAATTGACGGCAGATCTAAGCCAGCCATTCGGCTATCCGACGA